Below is a genomic region from Actinomycetota bacterium.
CCTGGGCCCGCACGGCCTCCAGGGAGATACCGAGCGACTCCAGCGCCTTGGCGGCCACGCCCCCGTGGGCCAGCCCGAGCAGGATGTGCTCGGTGCCGATGTAGTTGTGATTGAGGAGCCGAGCCTCCTCCTGGGCGAGCACGACGACCCGCCGCGCCCGGTCGGTGAACCGCTCAAACATCC
It encodes:
- a CDS encoding Clp protease N-terminal domain-containing protein, which gives rise to MFERFTDRARRVVVLAQEEARLLNHNYIGTEHILLGLAHGGVAAKALESLGISLEAVRAQ